One stretch of Xiphophorus hellerii strain 12219 chromosome 21, Xiphophorus_hellerii-4.1, whole genome shotgun sequence DNA includes these proteins:
- the dnajc13 gene encoding dnaJ homolog subfamily C member 13 isoform X2, translating to MNILKDNKDLACFYTTKHSWRGKYKRVFSVGTHGITTYNPTTLEVTNQWPYGDICGIGPVGKGQGTEFSLTFRKGSGKKSETLKFSTEHRTELLTEALRFRTEFSEGKITGRRYNCYKHHWSDMRKPVNLEVTPGGIDQIDPHTNRVVCSYDYRNIEGFVEISDYQGGFCILYGGFSRLHLFASEHRDEIIRSAIEHAGNYIGIMLRLRKEALTFEGFVTDRLGKYSSDESITSLAEFVVQKITTRHSEPVKRILALTETCLVERDPASYNIVTLKPFGEVFALICDVDNPQVFTVEFIRGQIRKYSSTERDSLLASLLDGVRASGNRDVCVKMAPTQRGQRWGLLSMPVEEEVESLHLRFLAAPPPGGTFADAVFRFNANISYSGVLHAVTQDGLFSENKEKLINNAILALLAQEVELPTLNSELESHFQAIRRLVASKAGFQAFTQLPKFREKLGVKTVKALKRNNNGVTHAAIDMLCALMCPMHDDYDLRQEQLNKASLLSSKKFLENLLEKFITNVDHGTGALVISSLLDFLTFALCAPYSETTEGQQFDMLLEMVASDGRTLFKLFQHPSMAIVKGAGLVMKAIIEEGDKEIATKMQELALSEGALPRHLHTSLFTVSTDQRMLTNRQLSRHLVGLWTAENPVAMNLLKRILPTGLLAYLDSPDPVPEKDVDRMHIRDNLKIASDQLNRNKVPEWQRIAGKAAKEVEKFAKEKADLVLMHWRDKMGIAQKEDRNNLNPNQKPVILRKRRQRIKIESNWELFYYRFQLDHARSNLIWNLKTREELRDALEGEMRAFSVDRELGNVTVISWNHQEFEVKYECLSDEIKIGDYYLRLLLEEDENEESSAIKRSYEFFNELYHRFLLTPKVMMKCLCLQALAIVYGKCFEEIGPFTDTKYIVGMLDRCTDKLERDRLILFLNKLILHKKNVKDVMDSNGVRIMVDLLTLAHLHTSRATVPLQSNVLEASPDMKREGEKEWYFGNADKERRGPFSFEEMQEFWNTGVLTAKTRCWAQGMDGWRPLQAIPQLKWCLLATGQPVMNESDLATMILNMLITMCSYYPSRDQDNAIIRPLPKIKRMISDNACLPHIVQLLLTFDPILVEKVANLLYLVMQDNPNLQRLYLTGVFFFIMMYTGSNVLPVARFLKYTHLKQAFKSEESKGQDIVQRSVLGPALPEAMVCYLENYEAERFSEIFLGEFDTPEAIWSSEMRRMMIEKIAAHIADFSPRLQSNTRALYQYCPIPVISFPQLDNELFCNIYYLRHLCDTIRFPNWPIRDAVKLLKDTLEAWKREVEKKPPSMSVDDAYDVLNLPKGQGQHEESKIRKAYFRLAQKYHPDKNPEGRDMFEKVNKAYEFLCTKSARIVDGPDPENIILILKTQSILFNRHQKELEPYKYAGYPMLIKTIKMETDDAQLFSKTSPLLPAAAELAFHTVNCSALNAEELRRENGIEILLEALSRCVAVLTASSKPDDMAVQVCGHICRCYSVAAQFEECREKIIELPNIIRDLCHILFYGKGLPKTAALAVQCISSFAIDFFLQTHLYHAGVLWHLLIYLFNYDYTLEESGVQANQDTNQQEVANSLAKLSLVALSRLGGYIQTPTPPDANNPVTETNGVDGTPPENPTIRKSLAAMLTPFISRKLGTGSPAEVLKLLNSNSENPYLIWNNGTRAELLEFLEGQQEGNIKRGENDKSFGADFMFNDHNKELIVGEIFVRVYNEQPTFPLEYPKAFAACLLDYVGSQAQYLHTLLAMSQSNKVESQQHAERLCFAEMALEALRNVIKNNPGSESECIGHFKLLFSLLRVHGAGRVQQLVLEVVNTVTSNQECVSNIAESLVLSNLLLLLHSLPSSRQMVLETLHALTSNTKIVKEAMAKGALIYLLDLFCNCTHPQVRTQTAELFSKMTSDKLVGPKVRLTLMRFLPGVFMDAMRDNAEAAVQIFEGTHENPELIWNDTSREKVSTTVREMMLEHFKQQKDNPDVNWKLPDDFTVAYGAGQGEVEVGGVFLRIFIAQPGWVLRKPRDFLVSLLETLSELLEKNNPNGESLETVTTAAVCLFSTQSHLADQVPPLGHLPRILAALNHKNNAVPKSSIRLIHVLSDNELCVRSMASLETIGPLMAGMKSRADMAGLACEALNRMFQKEQTELVAQALRVELVPYLLKLLEGIGLETLENPSATKAQIVKALKSMTRSLQYGEQVNEILAKSSVWSAFKDQKHDLFISESQTAGYLTGPGVAGYLTAGTGSTVLSSVPPPVDNDSGDQG from the exons ATGAATATCCTGAAAGACAACAAAGACCTGGCCTGTTTCTACACCACTAAACACTCTTGGAGAGGAAA ATACAAGCGAGTCTTTTCAGTGGGTACGCATGGCATTACCACTTATAACCCGACCACGCTAGAAGTAACAAATCAG TGGCCTTATGGAGACATTTGTGGCATCGGTCCAGTCGGAAAAGGCCAAGGGACAGAGTTCAGCCTCACATTCCGCAAAGGCAGCGGCAAAAAGTCAGAAACACTCAAGTTCTCAACGGAGCACCGGACAGAGCTACTCACAGAAGCACTG AGATTCAGAACTGAGTTTTCAGAAGGGAAGATCACTGGTAGG CGTTACAACTGCTACAAGCATCATTGGAGCGACATGCGGAAGCCGGTTAATTTAGAGGTGACCCCTGGTGGCATCGACCAAATCGACCCTCACACTAACCGAGTGGTGTGTAGCTACGACTACAGAAACATAGAGGGCTTTGTCGAGATTTCTGATTACCAGGGAGGATTTTGCATCCTTTACGGTGGCTTCAGCAGACTG CATCTGTTTGCCTCTGAGCATCGAGATGAAATCATCCGGAGCGCCATCGAACATGCTGGAAACTACATCGGCATCATGCTACGCCTGAGGAAGGAGGCTCTGACCTTTGAGGGTTTCGTGACAGACAGGTTGGGAAAGTACAGCTCAGACGAGAGCATCACTTCTCTGGCTGAGTTCGTGGTGCAGAAGATCACAACACGGCACTCG GAGCCGGTTAAGCGAATCCTTGCCCTCACAGAAACATGTCTAGTGGAGCGCGATCCTGCTTCCTATAACATAGTCACACTCAAACCCTTTGGAGAG GTGTTTGCACTCATCTGTGATGTAGATAACCCTCAGGTGTTTACAGTGGAATTCATCCGAGGCCAGATTAGGAAGTACTCCTCCACTGAAAG GGACTCCCTTCTAGCCAGCCTCCTGGATGGAGTCAGAGCATCGGGCAACAGGGACGTGTGTGTCAAGATGGCCCCCACGCAGAGAGGGCAGAGATGGGGTTTGCTCAGCATGCcggtggaggaggaggtggagagtTTACATCTCAGATTCCTGGCAGCGCCGCCTCCTG GCGGAACCTTTGCAGATGCAGTGTTCAGATTCAATGCCAATATATCATACAGTGGAGTTCTCCATGCAGTTACCCAAGAT GGTCTTTTTTCTGAGAACAAGGAGAAGCTCATCAACAATGCCATCCTGGCCCTGCTAGCCCAGGAAGTGGAGCTGCCGACTCTGAACTCGGAGCTGGAAAGCCATTTCCAGGCCATCCGACGCTTGGTAGCCTCCAAGGCCGGCTTCCAGGCCTTCACCCAGCTGCCTAA GTTCAGGGAAAAGTTGGGAGTAAAAACGgtcaaagctttaaaaaggaACAACAATGGTGTGACTCATGCTGCTATTGACATGCTCTGTGCTCTTATGTGT CCCATGCACGATGACTATGACCTGAGACAAGAACAGCTAAATAAGGCCTCTCTTCTGTCCTCCAAGAAGTTTCTGGAAAACCTTCTTGAAAAATTTATCACCAATGTG GACCATGGAACTGGAGCTTTGGTCATCAGCTCCTTATTGGACTTCTTAACGTTTGCGCTTTGCGCCCCCTACAGTGAAACCACTGAAGGGCAGCAGTTTGACATGCTGCTTGAGATGGTTGCCTCTGACGGGCGAACACTATTCAAACTATTCCAG CATCCTTCCATGGCAATCGTAAAAGGAGCTGGTCTTGTGATGAAAGCTATAATTGAG gaAGGAGACAAGGAAATTGCCACCAAGATGCAAGAGCTGGCTCTGAGTGAAGGGGCCTTACCAAGACACCTGCACACGTCTTTATTCACAGTCAGCACAGACCAGCGAATGCTCACCAACAG GCAGCTGAGTCGTCACCTGGTGGGACTGTGGACAGCGGAGAACCCTGTGGCTATGAACCTCCTCAAGAGAATCCTG CCAACCGGCCTGCTGGCTTACTTGGACAGTCCTGACCCAGTTCCAGAGAAAGACGTGGACAGAATGCACATCCGGGACAACTTAAAAATCGCTTCG GATCAGTTAAATCGCAACAAGGTGCCTGAGTGGCAGAGAATTGCAGGTAAAGCAGCCAAAGAGGTGGAGAAGTTTGCCAAGGAGAAAGCTGACCTGGTGCTGATGCATTGGAGGGATAAAATGGGCATTGCCCAGAAGGAG GACAGAAACAACTTG aatccAAACCAAAAGCCTGTCATCCTGAGGAAGAGAAGACAGAGAATTAAGATTGAATCAAACTGGGAACTGTTTTATTACAG ATTCCAGCTGGACCATGCGCGCTCCAACCTCATCTGGAACCTTAAAACGAGGGAGGAGCTGCGTGACGCTCTGGAGGGAGAGATGCGTGCTTTCAGTGTGGACCGTGAGCTCGGCAACGTCACCGTCATCTCCTGGAATCACCAGGAGTTTGAG GTGAAATACGAGTGCCTTTCTGATGAGATAAAAATAGGAGATTATTACCTGCGTCTGCTGCTGGAAGAAGATGAAAATGAAGAATCGAGTGCCATCAAGAGATC ataTGAGTTTTTTAATGAGCTCTACCATCGCTTTTTACTCACACCCAAAgtcatgatgaagtgcttgTGCCTACAGGCGCTTGCAATTGTGTACGGCAAGTGCTTTGAGGAGATTGGTCCTTTCACTGACACAAAATACATTGTTGGCATGCTGGACCGG TGTACAGACAAACTAGAGAGGGACAGGTTGATCCTCTTCCTCAACAAGCTCATTCTACATAAG aaaaatgtGAAGGATGTGATGGATTCAAACGGAGTTCGTATCATGGTGGACTTGCTTACTTTAGCCCACCTGCACACCAGTAGAGCTACCGTTCCACTTCAG AGCAACGTTCTGGAGGCATCACCAGACATGAAGAGGGAGGGTGAGAAAGAGTGGTACTTTGGGAATGCAGATAAAGAAAGAAGAGGACCTTTTAGTTTTGAGGAG ATGCAGGAGTTTTGGAACACGGGTGTCCTGACAGCAAAGACGCGCTGCTGGGCTCAAGGGATGGACGGTTGGCGCCCCCTACAGGCCATCCCTCAGCTGAAGTGGTGCCTCTTGGCCACAGGCCAGCCAGTGATGAACGAGTCCGACTTGGCTACAATGATCCTCAACATGCTCATCACCATGTGCTCGTATTACCCAAGCAG GGACCAGGATAACGCCATCATCCGACCTTTACCTAAAATCAAGAGGATGATTAGCGACAATGCCTGTCTCCCACATATTGTCCAG TTGCTGCTGACATTTGACCCCATTCTGGTGGAAAAAGTTGCCAACCTGTTGTACTTGGTGATGCAGGACAACCCAAATCTACAGCGCCTCTATTTAACAGGggttttcttcttcatcatgATGTACACTGGCTCCAACGTGCTTCCTGTTGCAAG gttCCTGAAGTACACTCATTTAAAACAAGCCTTCAAATCAGAGGAG TCCAAAGGTCAGGACATCGTACAGCGCAGCGTTCTGGGACCAGCTTTACCAGAAGCCATGGTGTGTTACCTGGAGAACTACGAAGCTGAGCGCTTCTCTGAGATATTCCTTGGCGAATTTGACACACCTGAGGCCATTTGGAGCAGTGAGATGAG GCGAATGATGATTGAGAAGATTGCTGCCCATATTGCTGATTTTAGCCCCAGGCTGCAGAGCAACACTCGAGCTCTCTACCAGTACTGCCCCATCCCTGTGATCAGCTTCCCTCAGCTAGACAACGAACTCTTCTGCAACATTTACTACCTCAGGCATCTGTGCGACACCATCCGCTTCCCCAACTGGCCTATAAGAGACGCT GTGAAGCTGCTGAAAGACACTCTTGAAGCCTGGAAGCGGGAGGTGGAGAAGAAGCCGCCCTCAATGTCTGTGGACGACGCGTACGATGTTCTCAACCTCCCCAAAGGACAGGGCCA GCATGAGGAGAGTAAAATCAGGAAGGCTTACTTCAGACTGGCGCAGAAGTATCATCCTGACAAAAACCCAGAAGGAAGG GACATGTTCGAGAAAGTTAACAAAGCGTACGAGTTCCTTTGCACAAAGTCTGCCCGGATCGTAGACGGTCCTGACCCAGAAAACATCATCCTGATCCTCAAAACTCAGAGCATCCTTTTCAATCGACATCAGAAAG AACTGGAGCCGTACAAGTACGCTGGTTATCCTATGCTCATCAAAACGATCAAAATGGAGACAGACGATGCGCAGCTTTTCTCCAAAACGTCGCCTCTGCTCCCGGCCGCCGCTGAGCTGGCCTTCCACACGGTGAACTGCTCGGCTCTTAACGCCGAGGAGCTGCGGCGGGAGAACGGGATTGAG ATTTTACTGGAAGCACTTTCTCGGTGTGTTGCTGTGCTGACTGCATCCAGTAAGCCTGATGACATGGCTGTTCAG GTGTGCGGGCACATCTGTAGGTGCTACAGTGTGGCAGCCCAGTTTGAGGAATGCAGGGAAAAGATAATCGAACTGCCAAACATCATCCGGGACCTctgtcacattttgttttacggAAAG GGTCTCCCAAAGACAGCGGCCCTGGCAGTGCAATGCATCAGCTCCTTCGCCATAGACTTCTTCCTGCAGACCCATCTGTACCACGCTGGCGTGCTTTGGCATCTTCTAATCTACCTGTTCAACTACGACTACACGCTGGAGGAGAGCGGCGTCCAGGCCAACCAGGACACCAATCAGCAGGAGGTGGCTAACAGCTTGGCCAAGCTCAGCCTAGTGGCCCTCAGCCGACTGGGGGGCTACATTCAGACACCCACCCCCCCAGACGCCAACAATCCTGTTACAGAGACCAACGGCGTAGATGGCACCCCACCGGAAAACCCCACCATCCGCAAGAGCTTAGCCGCAATGCTCACACCGTTCATCTCCAGGAAGCTGGGAACAGGGTCTCCAGCTGAG GTTCTGAAGCTGCTGAATAGTAACTCTGAGAATCCCTACCTGATCTGGAACAACGGGACCCGAGCCGAGCTGCTGGAGTTCCTGGAGGGTCAGCAGGAAGGAAACATCAAGAGA GGAGAAAACGATAAAAGCTTTGGTGCAGATTTCATGTTCAACGATCACAACAAAGAGCTCATAGTGGGGGAGATTTTCGTCCGGGTTTACAACGAGCAGCCTACTTTCCCCCTAGAG TACCCCAAAGCATTTGCTGCCTGTCTGCTGGACTACGTGGGCTCTCAGGCTCAGTATCTCCACACGTTGCTGGCCATGAGTCAGAGTAACAAAGTTGAGTCCCAGCAGCATGCTGAGAGGCTCTGCTTCGCTGAGATGGCCTTAGAGGCTCTCCGCAACGTCATTAAGAACAACCCAG GTTCTGAGTCGGAGTGTATCGGCCATTTCAAGCTGCTCTTCTCTTTGTTGCGGGTTCATGGAGCCGGTAGAGTGCAACAGCTCGTTTTGGAG GTTGTGAATACAGTGACATCAAACCAGGAATGCGTGAGCAACATTGCCGAGTCCCTGGTGTTGTCCaacctgttgctgctgctgcattcaCTTCCCTCCa GCAGACAGATGGTGCTGGAAACTCTCCATGCTCTaacttcaaacacaaagataGTCAAAGAGGCCATGGCCAAAG GTGCTCTGATTTATTTGCTGGACCTGTTCTGCAACTGCACACACCCACAGGTCCGCACCCAGACTGCAGAGCTTTTCTCCAAGATGACCTCAGACAAGCTAGTCGGACCAAAG GTGCGTCTGACGCTGATGCGTTTCCTTCCCGGTGTCTTTATGGACGCCATGCGAGACAACGCCGAGGCAGCGGTTCAGATATTCGAGGGAACGCATGAAAACCCTGAGCTCATCTGGAATGACACCTCGAGAGAGAAAGTGTCCACCACAGTGCGAGAGATGATGCTTGA GCACTTCAAACAGCAAAAGGATAATCCTGACGTGAACTGGAAA TTGCCAGATGACTTCACTGTGGCTTACGGAGCTGGACAGGGCGAGGTCGAAGTTGGCGGAGTCTTCTTGCGCATCTTCATCGCTCAGCCCGGATGGGTATTGCGGAAACCTCGAGACTTCCTTGTGTCGCTGCTGGAAACGCTGAGCGAGCTGTTAGAGAAGAACAACCCCAAT GGTGAGAGCCTGGAGACGGTTACCACAGCAGCCGTTTGCCTTTTCAGCACCCAGAGCCATCTGGCCGACCAGGTTCCCCCTCTGGGTCACCTGCCTCGCATCCTGGCAGCGCTCAACCACAAAAACAATGCTGTGCCGAAGAGCTCCATCCGCCTCATCCACGTCCTGTCAGACAATGAG CTGTGCGTTCGCTCCATGGCGTCTTTGGAGACGATTGGCCCTCTGATGGCTGGGATGAAATCTCGAGCAGACATGGCCGGGCTGGCGTGTGAAGCTCTCAACCGaatgtttcagaaagaacagacAGAACTGGTGGCTCAG GCTTTAAGGGTGGAGCTGGTTCCATACCTTCTAAAGTTACTGGAAGGCATTGGCCTGGAGACGCTAGAAAACCCTTCAGCTACTAAAGCACAGATAGTCAAGGCACTCAAGTCTATGACTCGCAGTCTGCAGTATGGAGAGCAG GTGAATGAAATTCTTGCGAAGTCTTCAGTGTGGAGTGCCTTCAAAGACCAGAAGCATGATCTTTTCATCTCAGAGTCTCAGACTGCAGGCTACCTGACGG GTCCAGGAGTTGCAGGTTACCTCACGGCAGGAACTGGCTCGACAGTATTGTCCAGCGTCCCACCCCCTGTAGACAACGACAGCGGAGATCAAGGCTGA